The Camelus dromedarius isolate mCamDro1 chromosome 25, mCamDro1.pat, whole genome shotgun sequence genome has a segment encoding these proteins:
- the RERGL gene encoding ras-related and estrogen-regulated growth inhibitor-like protein: protein MNDVKLAVLGGEGAGKSALTVRFLTKRFVGEYASNFESIYNKHLCLEGKQLNLEIYDPCSQPQKAKFSLTSDLQWADGFVIVYDISDRSSFAFAKAMIYRIREPQTSHCKRAVDSAVLLVGNKQDLCHVREVGWEEGQKLALDYRCQFCELSAAEQSLEVEMMFIRIIKDILTNFKLKEKRRPSGSKSMAKLINNVFGKRRKSV from the exons atgaatgatgTAAAGCTTGCTGTCTTGGGTGGTGAGGGAGCAGGCAAATCTG ccCTTACAGTAAGATTTCTTACCAAGCGATTCGTTGGAGAATATGCTTCTAATTTTG AATCTATCTATAATAAGCATTTGTGTTTGGAAGGGAAACAATTGAATCTAGAAATATACGACCCTTGTTCTCAG CCACAGAAAGCAAAATTTTCCCTCACAAGTGATCTGCAATGGGCAGATGGGTTTGTTATTGTGTATGACATCAGTGACAGGTCTTCGTTTGCTTTTGCAAAAGCAATGATCTACAGAATTCGGGAGCCACAAACTAGTCATTGTAAAAG AGCCGTGGATTCAGCAGTGCTTTTGGTTGGTAACAAGCAAGATCTCTGCCATGTGCGCGAGGTTGGCTGGGAAGAAGGGCAAAAGCTGGCATTGGATTACCGTTGCCAATTCTGTGAACTGTCTGCAGCAGAGCAGTCTCTGGAGGTGGAAATGATGTTCATCAGAATTATCAAGGACATCCTGACAAACttcaaactcaaagaaaagagaaggccCAGTGGATCTAAATCAATGGCTAAACTGATCAATAATGTatttggaaagagaaggaaatctgtTTAG